In Luteolibacter sp. Y139, a genomic segment contains:
- a CDS encoding DUF455 family protein: protein MQIREAAERVLFAQTLEEKLALAPKDASDEVPGAAIATPDSPGRPQELRIHAKGVRVEFPGIHRLDDDRERGVMLHFLANHELLAAELMALVLLKFPDAPKEYRAGVYEAMREEQMHALMYVRRMRECGIVFGELPVNDYFWRIVAPMETPMDFVTRLNLTFEQANLDFSKHYAGLFRQAGDAATAAVLEKIYQDEIGHVGHGVKWFRRWKEHGSSDWESYRKSLVFPLTAARAKGVAPFNAEGRKLAGLDDDFIRHLEVCEQSRGRTPVVHWFNPNAEGHAMPGRYQPDKTAVALEEDLEMLIAGWCRKDDVAVLRRPPSREHLAALKKAGFELPEIATVEELRGRKLGGLRPWAWSPDASVLFKELAGDVSPNVPWQWREELPKEWLSKEIGLRLEEVLDLSERGKLYRDVDQAWEAIEGRLDETQVLAKALFSRAGQGHKRVNRESPVDATRGWLRNTIAAHGGVVVEPWLERETDFSALYEMDAAGGVELIGMTVIENDAAGRYTGTRVGPKWANLLSPEVAAFLHREADVMGWYQEKIPAALREVVPGYVGPLGVDAMVHRLPDGSLALKHVVELNVRMTMGRIALELLKKSAPNRLGRFSILRRSKVADVSAFTGGSLRGGPVLLNDPDVAREFLALWEVGV from the coding sequence GTGCAGATCAGGGAAGCCGCCGAGCGCGTGCTCTTCGCGCAAACGCTCGAGGAGAAGCTGGCGCTTGCCCCGAAGGATGCGAGCGATGAGGTGCCCGGGGCGGCGATCGCGACGCCGGACTCGCCGGGTCGGCCGCAGGAGCTGCGGATTCACGCGAAAGGGGTGCGGGTGGAGTTTCCCGGTATCCACCGGCTGGATGACGATCGCGAGCGCGGGGTGATGCTGCATTTCCTGGCGAATCACGAGCTGCTCGCGGCGGAGCTGATGGCGCTGGTGCTCCTGAAATTCCCCGATGCACCGAAGGAATATCGTGCCGGGGTGTACGAGGCGATGCGCGAGGAGCAGATGCATGCGCTGATGTACGTGCGGCGGATGAGGGAGTGTGGCATCGTCTTTGGAGAGCTGCCGGTGAATGATTATTTTTGGCGGATCGTGGCGCCGATGGAGACGCCGATGGATTTCGTGACGCGGCTGAATCTGACCTTCGAGCAGGCGAACCTGGATTTCTCGAAGCACTACGCGGGGCTCTTCCGGCAGGCGGGTGATGCGGCGACGGCGGCGGTGCTGGAGAAGATCTATCAGGACGAGATCGGTCACGTGGGTCATGGCGTGAAATGGTTCCGCCGGTGGAAGGAGCACGGGAGTTCGGATTGGGAATCGTACCGGAAGTCGCTGGTGTTTCCTCTGACCGCGGCGCGGGCGAAGGGTGTGGCTCCCTTCAATGCCGAAGGGCGGAAGCTGGCGGGGCTGGATGATGACTTCATCCGCCATCTCGAAGTCTGCGAGCAATCGCGGGGGCGGACGCCGGTGGTGCATTGGTTCAATCCGAATGCCGAAGGCCATGCGATGCCCGGACGCTATCAGCCGGACAAGACGGCGGTGGCACTGGAGGAAGACCTGGAGATGCTGATCGCGGGCTGGTGCCGGAAGGATGACGTGGCGGTGCTGCGCAGGCCGCCGTCGAGAGAGCATCTGGCGGCGCTGAAGAAGGCGGGGTTCGAGCTGCCGGAGATCGCGACCGTGGAAGAGCTGCGGGGGAGGAAGCTGGGTGGCTTGAGGCCGTGGGCGTGGTCGCCGGATGCGAGCGTACTTTTCAAGGAGCTGGCGGGTGACGTTTCACCGAATGTCCCGTGGCAGTGGCGTGAGGAGTTGCCGAAGGAGTGGCTTTCGAAGGAGATCGGGCTGAGGTTGGAGGAGGTGCTAGATTTATCGGAGAGGGGAAAACTTTACCGGGATGTGGATCAGGCTTGGGAGGCGATCGAGGGTCGTCTCGATGAAACGCAGGTTCTTGCGAAGGCGCTCTTTTCCCGTGCGGGGCAAGGGCACAAGCGGGTCAATCGCGAGAGTCCGGTTGATGCGACGCGCGGTTGGTTGAGAAATACGATCGCGGCTCATGGCGGGGTGGTCGTCGAGCCGTGGCTTGAGCGTGAGACCGACTTCTCGGCGCTTTATGAGATGGATGCTGCGGGTGGTGTCGAACTTATCGGCATGACGGTGATCGAGAATGATGCGGCGGGTCGTTACACGGGTACTCGTGTCGGGCCGAAGTGGGCGAACTTGCTATCTCCGGAGGTGGCCGCGTTTCTTCATCGGGAAGCCGATGTGATGGGGTGGTATCAGGAGAAGATTCCTGCGGCTTTGCGGGAGGTGGTGCCTGGCTACGTGGGGCCGCTGGGTGTGGACGCGATGGTGCATCGCTTGCCGGATGGATCGCTGGCGTTGAAGCACGTGGTGGAGCTCAATGTGCGGATGACCATGGGTCGCATCGCGCTGGAGCTTCTGAAGAAGTCCGCGCCGAACCGACTGGGAAGGTTCAGTATCTTGCGCAGGTCGAAGGTGGCGGATGTTTCGGCTTTTACCGGCGGGAGCCTGCGGGGCGGGCCGGTGTTGTTGAATGATCCGGATGTTGCGCGGGAGTTTCTGGCGCTGTGGGAAGTGGGAGTTTAG
- a CDS encoding trypsin-like peptidase domain-containing protein has product MISSRPFIWLAGPALACTGLVSCDRTTRADVAAAELKLSDKETEIEDLKSKVGKLEAQVQEAKKGSEKVEATLQQLKDSHKENETLKDEAEELRKENEKLKDQITAKIRARAIGEKHEQVAAPNGKVYRQVVIRKVDEEGVSIAHEGGVSTLNEDSAPATWVERFRLGVRKPEPPPPGDAGETAVAAAPPKGDNKNDKQAVVRAKLPGVLFVEDEKSKGSAFLATRDGTTWLYTAAHVLTQGTGLTVRNSDGARLTEFGKCEIASDRDLARIEVSVKPGLALTFAKQGGAKVGLDITAVGNSAGSDVLTLLNGRINALGPKEIEVTSSVIAGNSGGPVMLSETGEVVGVVCRAEVGRSDVCRRTPTSQRSAASPHASTARSLGVKPPWKVCARKPAGSPPSIPAPSWSSLWPRSSRARMDCGWTCKSAAARGRPSCRSSCSTGTSPPCNVWSR; this is encoded by the coding sequence ATGATATCAAGTCGTCCATTCATCTGGCTCGCGGGACCGGCCCTTGCCTGCACCGGCCTCGTCTCCTGCGACAGGACCACCAGGGCAGACGTGGCAGCCGCAGAGTTGAAGCTTTCCGACAAGGAGACCGAGATCGAGGATCTCAAGTCCAAGGTCGGCAAGCTTGAGGCGCAGGTTCAGGAAGCCAAGAAAGGCAGCGAAAAAGTCGAAGCCACCCTTCAGCAGCTCAAGGATTCCCACAAGGAGAACGAGACCCTGAAGGACGAGGCGGAGGAACTTCGCAAGGAAAACGAGAAGCTGAAGGACCAGATCACCGCGAAGATCCGCGCCCGCGCGATCGGCGAGAAGCACGAGCAAGTCGCGGCCCCCAATGGCAAGGTCTATCGCCAGGTGGTCATCCGCAAGGTGGACGAGGAAGGCGTCTCCATCGCTCACGAAGGAGGCGTCTCCACCTTGAACGAGGACAGCGCCCCGGCGACCTGGGTCGAGCGTTTCCGCCTCGGCGTGCGCAAGCCCGAGCCACCGCCTCCGGGCGACGCCGGTGAAACCGCCGTCGCTGCCGCTCCTCCCAAGGGAGACAACAAGAACGACAAGCAGGCCGTCGTCCGCGCGAAGCTGCCCGGCGTGCTCTTCGTCGAGGACGAGAAGAGCAAGGGCAGCGCCTTCCTCGCCACTCGCGATGGCACCACCTGGCTCTACACCGCCGCCCACGTGCTCACCCAGGGCACCGGCCTTACGGTGAGAAACTCCGACGGCGCCCGCCTCACCGAATTTGGAAAATGCGAGATCGCCAGCGACCGCGATCTGGCGCGCATTGAAGTCAGCGTGAAGCCCGGACTTGCCCTCACCTTCGCGAAGCAGGGCGGAGCCAAGGTCGGCCTGGACATTACCGCGGTGGGAAACAGTGCCGGCTCGGACGTCCTCACCCTGCTCAATGGCAGGATCAACGCTCTCGGACCCAAAGAGATCGAAGTCACCTCCTCGGTCATCGCTGGCAATAGCGGCGGGCCCGTGATGCTCTCGGAAACCGGCGAAGTCGTCGGTGTCGTCTGCCGCGCCGAAGTCGGACGGTCGGACGTCTGTCGGCGGACACCGACTTCTCAAAGGTCCGCCGCTTCGCCACACGCATCGACGGCGAGATCCCTTGGCGTGAAGCCTCCCTGGAAAGTCTGCGCACGGAAACCCGCCGGATCGCCACCTTCGATTCCCGCACCCAGCTGGTCTTCGCTATGGCCGCGCTCGAGCCGGGCCAGAATGGACTGCGGCTGGACATGCAAATCGGCGGCGGCAAGGGGCAGACCATCATGTCGATCTTCCTGCAGCACAGGGACCTCGCCCCCGTGCAACGTCTGGTCCAGATGA